A genome region from Rhizobium sp. N324 includes the following:
- a CDS encoding DMT family transporter, with protein sequence MMVFILLACLGGVLVGLSRQLNGRLSISTTPLIASFWNHAVGFAVLTCLGLFVGGLLPAGAAEAPWYIYLGGPIGVVFVAAGSWAIARIGAVNAALLIIGGQMVTGVAFDYLSAVPTSFWANATGIVLIIAGMTVSRSRRKTGGSR encoded by the coding sequence ATGATGGTCTTCATTCTCCTGGCGTGCCTCGGCGGCGTGCTCGTCGGCCTCAGCCGCCAGCTCAATGGGCGTTTGAGCATCTCCACCACGCCGCTGATCGCATCCTTCTGGAACCATGCCGTCGGCTTTGCCGTCCTCACCTGCCTCGGCCTCTTTGTCGGCGGCCTGCTTCCGGCAGGCGCCGCCGAGGCGCCCTGGTATATCTATCTCGGCGGTCCGATCGGCGTCGTCTTCGTGGCGGCGGGCAGCTGGGCGATCGCGCGCATCGGCGCGGTCAATGCGGCGCTGCTGATCATTGGCGGCCAGATGGTGACCGGGGTGGCTTTCGATTATCTCAGCGCCGTTCCAACCTCGTTCTGGGCGAACGCGACCGGAATTGTTCTGATTATCGCCGGAATGACGGTCAGCCGCAGCCGACGCAAAACCGGCGGCTCGCGATAG
- a CDS encoding pirin family protein, whose translation MLLKGERTFVVRDAGGFVAHVNMPGWLKPRPTDHGHGPLAMVVESLLDPGRQIAMHEHRNDEIISWVPDGVMRHDDRATGRLVIDRDHLMVMNAGASFWHSEETLASDPPLRMLQILIRPRAADLEPKIQYGPVPAAAANTWRHLVGPEGEGAPFYVRSTIDVFDIRLEAGARVEFPYQQGRDLYFYVFTGSVAAGAQTFAEGEQGLALSGGRLEVEAAAPSMLVAFVLDPNAPVTRQGTIGDHRKIPPAILVRAFLRWRKFRHMWYRLFSQRRPKAKKAM comes from the coding sequence GTGCTGCTCAAGGGCGAACGAACCTTCGTGGTGCGGGATGCGGGCGGCTTCGTCGCCCACGTCAATATGCCGGGATGGCTGAAGCCGAGGCCGACCGATCACGGCCATGGCCCGCTCGCCATGGTCGTCGAATCCCTTCTTGATCCCGGCCGGCAGATCGCGATGCATGAGCACCGGAACGACGAGATCATTTCCTGGGTGCCCGACGGCGTCATGCGTCACGACGACAGGGCCACCGGCCGGCTGGTGATCGACCGCGACCACCTGATGGTGATGAATGCCGGCGCAAGCTTCTGGCATTCCGAAGAGACGCTGGCATCCGACCCGCCGCTGCGGATGCTGCAGATTCTTATTCGACCCCGCGCAGCCGATCTCGAGCCGAAGATCCAGTACGGACCGGTCCCGGCGGCCGCGGCAAACACCTGGCGGCACCTGGTCGGACCGGAGGGAGAAGGTGCGCCATTTTATGTCCGCAGCACGATCGACGTCTTCGACATCCGGCTGGAGGCGGGCGCAAGGGTGGAATTCCCCTATCAGCAGGGCCGGGACCTCTATTTCTACGTCTTCACCGGTTCCGTCGCCGCCGGCGCGCAGACCTTCGCCGAAGGCGAACAGGGACTGGCTTTATCGGGGGGCAGGCTCGAGGTCGAAGCGGCGGCCCCGAGCATGCTGGTCGCCTTTGTGCTCGATCCGAACGCGCCGGTCACCCGGCAGGGGACGATCGGCGATCACAGGAAGATCCCGCCGGCAATTCTCGTTCGCGCATTTCTAAGGTGGAGGAAATTTCGCCATATGTGGTATCGTCTTTTTTCGCAACGCCGCCCGAAGGCCAAAAAGGCGATGTGA
- the yghX gene encoding YghX family hydrolase, which translates to MTRMTAKDFPQELLELYDYYAHGKITKREFLDRAGKFAVGGLTAAAILSSLSPDYALATQVEFTDPDITAEYITYPSPKGNGDVRGYLVRPKNAAGKVAAVVVVHENRGLNPYIEDVARRVAKAGFIALAPDGLTSVGGYPGNDEKGRELQQKVDPEKLMNDFFAAVEFLMKSDLTTGKVGITGFCYGGGVANAAAVAYPELAAAVPFYGRQPRAEDVPKIKAPLLLHYAGLDKGINEGWPAYETALKSSQKTYEAYVYPDVNHGFHNDSTPRYDEAAAKLAWQRTVDWFTKYLA; encoded by the coding sequence ATGACCCGCATGACAGCCAAGGATTTCCCGCAGGAACTTCTCGAACTCTACGATTATTACGCGCATGGGAAGATCACCAAACGCGAGTTTCTCGACCGGGCCGGCAAATTCGCCGTCGGCGGGCTGACGGCAGCCGCCATTCTCTCGTCGCTGAGCCCCGATTATGCGCTGGCGACCCAGGTCGAATTCACCGATCCCGATATAACAGCCGAATACATCACCTATCCCTCGCCGAAAGGAAATGGCGACGTCCGCGGCTATCTCGTCCGCCCGAAAAACGCCGCCGGCAAAGTCGCCGCCGTCGTGGTCGTGCACGAGAACAGAGGCCTCAACCCCTATATCGAGGACGTGGCGCGGCGTGTGGCAAAGGCCGGTTTCATCGCCCTGGCGCCGGACGGGCTGACGTCGGTCGGAGGTTACCCCGGCAATGACGAAAAGGGGCGGGAGCTGCAGCAGAAGGTCGACCCGGAAAAGCTGATGAATGACTTCTTCGCGGCCGTGGAGTTTCTGATGAAGAGCGATCTCACCACCGGCAAGGTCGGCATCACCGGCTTCTGCTATGGCGGCGGCGTCGCCAATGCCGCGGCGGTCGCCTATCCCGAACTTGCCGCCGCCGTGCCTTTCTACGGCAGGCAGCCGCGCGCCGAGGACGTGCCGAAGATCAAGGCGCCGCTGCTTCTCCATTATGCCGGACTGGACAAGGGCATCAACGAAGGCTGGCCGGCCTATGAAACGGCGCTGAAATCCTCTCAAAAAACCTACGAGGCCTATGTCTATCCCGACGTCAACCACGGCTTCCACAATGATTCCACGCCGCGCTACGACGAAGCGGCGGCCAAGCTCGCCTGGCAGCGAACGGTCGACTGGTTTACGAAATACCTCGCCTGA
- a CDS encoding Gfo/Idh/MocA family protein — protein sequence MKVGIIGLGFRLGYLGYVFKAIDSSFDIVGYVDPDPAGLPGLTEKGISVGKAYGSPEELLASEKLDLLMIGSPNHLHLDHIRLGLQAGLKVFCEKPIVTSIAESIELAHLMAQFGHERLMVGLVLRYSPLYKDLRAIQTEGKLGQIVSIEASEHIEPYHGAFFMRDWRRYERYSGSFMLEKCCHDLDLYNGVVGARPERVASFGGRKSFIPANDPAREGINDLELFHRKPSGWMGSDKVFDSDADIIDYQVAIVEYENGVGMNFHTNLNVPDQFRRFAIMGSRGMAEGDFVRGYLDVHEQLTGKKVVENKYAATELSQHYGADEQMASDLLESVRTGLELPVSTLNALEAGILALAMDEARMKKTVVDLRPIWDRFDEALHARAA from the coding sequence ATGAAAGTGGGAATCATCGGGCTCGGATTCCGGCTCGGCTATCTCGGCTACGTTTTCAAAGCGATCGATAGCAGCTTCGACATTGTCGGCTATGTGGATCCGGATCCCGCCGGGCTTCCCGGATTGACGGAAAAGGGCATTTCGGTCGGCAAGGCCTATGGCTCGCCGGAAGAGCTGCTCGCTTCCGAAAAGCTCGATCTGCTGATGATCGGCTCTCCCAATCACCTGCATCTCGATCACATCAGGCTGGGGCTGCAGGCCGGCCTCAAGGTCTTCTGCGAAAAGCCGATCGTCACATCAATCGCCGAAAGCATCGAGCTTGCCCATCTGATGGCGCAGTTCGGTCACGAGCGGCTGATGGTCGGCCTGGTGCTGCGCTACTCCCCGCTTTACAAGGATCTGCGCGCCATCCAGACCGAGGGCAAACTCGGCCAGATCGTCTCGATCGAGGCTTCCGAGCATATCGAGCCCTATCACGGCGCCTTCTTCATGCGCGACTGGCGCCGCTACGAGCGTTATTCCGGCAGCTTCATGCTGGAGAAATGCTGCCACGACCTCGACCTTTATAATGGCGTCGTCGGCGCGCGGCCGGAGCGGGTCGCCAGTTTCGGCGGCCGCAAGAGCTTCATTCCGGCCAACGACCCGGCCCGCGAGGGCATCAACGATCTCGAGCTTTTCCATCGCAAGCCGAGCGGCTGGATGGGCTCGGACAAGGTCTTCGACAGCGATGCCGATATCATCGATTATCAGGTGGCGATCGTCGAATATGAAAATGGCGTCGGGATGAATTTTCACACCAATCTGAATGTGCCCGATCAGTTCCGCCGTTTCGCCATCATGGGTTCGCGCGGCATGGCCGAAGGCGATTTCGTCCGCGGCTATCTCGACGTGCACGAACAGCTGACGGGCAAGAAGGTGGTGGAAAACAAATATGCCGCCACCGAACTTTCCCAGCATTACGGCGCCGACGAACAGATGGCGAGCGACCTCTTGGAAAGCGTGCGCACCGGGCTCGAACTGCCCGTGTCCACGCTGAACGCGCTCGAGGCCGGCATTCTCGCCTTGGCGATGGACGAAGCGAGGATGAAGAAAACCGTCGTCGACCTGCGTCCGATCTGGGACCGCTTCGACGAGGCCCTTCACGCAAGAGCGGCTTGA
- a CDS encoding carbohydrate ABC transporter permease: MSVQRSAFIFAWILLLPAVLYVLAIVAYPLVDTFILSFTDASLKKTTNWVGWVNYEKIFNATFAEVIFRTFVWTFFSVALKMVIGTFGATMLNAAVPGRSLFRLLTMPPWIVPMAIGIFMWGWMYNGQFGMISGVLQRFGLVDGPVAFLAYGSTAFWATIVTDVWIGVPLVTIYFLAAIQSIPKDLYEAAWTDGAGRWYRFRRITLPLMVPAIITMSMLSLIATFNSFDIIWILTQGGPSGETTTMIIDTYQTAIGSKKYGEGAARAVLICIFLSLFCFAYFRVTRRLNPEKRA; the protein is encoded by the coding sequence ATGAGTGTCCAAAGAAGCGCCTTCATCTTCGCCTGGATCCTCCTCCTTCCGGCCGTTCTCTATGTTCTCGCCATCGTCGCCTATCCCCTCGTCGACACGTTCATCCTCTCCTTCACCGATGCGTCGCTGAAGAAGACCACCAACTGGGTCGGCTGGGTCAATTACGAGAAGATCTTCAACGCCACCTTTGCCGAGGTCATCTTCCGCACCTTCGTCTGGACCTTCTTCTCGGTCGCGCTGAAAATGGTGATCGGCACCTTCGGCGCGACGATGCTGAATGCCGCCGTGCCCGGCCGCTCGCTGTTCCGGCTGCTGACCATGCCGCCCTGGATCGTGCCGATGGCGATCGGCATCTTCATGTGGGGCTGGATGTATAATGGCCAGTTCGGGATGATATCGGGCGTCCTGCAGCGCTTCGGTCTGGTCGACGGTCCGGTCGCCTTTCTCGCCTATGGCAGCACCGCCTTCTGGGCGACGATCGTCACCGATGTCTGGATCGGCGTGCCGCTGGTGACGATTTATTTCCTGGCGGCGATCCAGTCGATCCCGAAGGACCTCTACGAGGCCGCCTGGACCGACGGCGCCGGCCGCTGGTACCGCTTCCGCCGCATCACCCTGCCGCTGATGGTGCCCGCCATCATCACCATGTCGATGCTGTCGCTGATCGCCACCTTCAATTCCTTCGATATCATCTGGATCCTGACCCAGGGCGGCCCGAGCGGCGAGACGACGACGATGATCATCGATACCTATCAGACCGCCATCGGCTCGAAGAAATACGGCGAAGGGGCGGCGCGCGCCGTGCTGATCTGCATCTTCCTGTCGCTCTTCTGCTTTGCCTATTTCCGCGTCACCCGCCGCCTCAACCCGGAGAAGCGCGCATGA
- a CDS encoding carbohydrate ABC transporter permease — protein MSSPAMIDRYRWWEIILIYCGIALFLFFVLAPFFEGFMVSLKPLSQLFSSPYRFWPENGSFEAYRTMWVSVPGFGRYIFNSFFISIIVTLIVLCLVIPAAYAFAKFEFKGMGILLGAFLTVNMFSGAVLLIPLFRLMRSMGVLNTYLAMIVPGVAFLIPSAIWLLRTYMIRIPQELNEAAYMDGASHFYTLRRVILPIAMPGIIVVAITTFIGAYAQQFIFALTFNSKTEYMPLPVGLFAYFGKQEVIWNELMAASFVGIAPAMVVIFFLQRYLVGGLTAGAVKQ, from the coding sequence ATGAGCAGCCCCGCCATGATCGACCGTTACCGCTGGTGGGAGATCATCTTGATCTATTGCGGCATCGCGCTGTTTCTGTTCTTCGTGCTGGCGCCCTTCTTCGAAGGCTTCATGGTGTCGCTGAAGCCGCTCAGCCAGCTCTTCTCCTCGCCCTACCGCTTCTGGCCGGAGAACGGTTCCTTCGAGGCCTACCGGACGATGTGGGTCAGCGTCCCGGGTTTCGGGCGCTATATCTTCAACTCCTTCTTCATTTCGATCATCGTCACGCTGATCGTGCTCTGCCTCGTCATTCCGGCGGCCTATGCCTTTGCGAAGTTCGAGTTCAAGGGCATGGGCATCCTGCTCGGCGCCTTCCTGACGGTGAACATGTTCTCCGGCGCTGTGCTCTTGATCCCGCTCTTCCGGCTGATGCGCAGCATGGGCGTGCTCAACACCTATCTCGCCATGATCGTGCCGGGTGTCGCCTTCCTGATTCCCTCGGCGATCTGGCTGCTGCGCACCTACATGATCCGTATCCCGCAGGAGCTCAACGAAGCCGCCTATATGGATGGCGCCAGCCATTTCTACACGCTGCGCCGCGTCATCCTGCCGATTGCGATGCCGGGCATCATCGTCGTCGCCATCACCACCTTCATCGGCGCTTACGCCCAGCAATTCATCTTCGCGCTGACCTTCAACTCGAAGACCGAATACATGCCCCTTCCGGTGGGTCTCTTTGCTTATTTCGGCAAGCAGGAGGTCATCTGGAACGAACTGATGGCGGCTTCCTTCGTCGGCATCGCGCCGGCGATGGTCGTCATCTTCTTCCTTCAGCGCTACCTTGTCGGCGGGCTGACCGCCGGTGCGGTGAAACAATAA
- a CDS encoding ABC transporter substrate-binding protein: MALALLGSTALTAVTAHAADKEISWIYCGDTIDPVHTKYIKQWEEKNAGWKIAPEVVGWAQCQDKATTLAAAGTPVAMAYVGSRTLKEFAQNDLIVPVPMTDDEKKTYYPHIVDTVTFEGNQWGVPIAFSTKALYWNKDLFKQAGLDPEKPPKTWAEEIEMAKTIKEKTGIPGYGLSAKTFDNTMHQFMHWVYTNNGAVTDADGKVTLDSPQILAALKAYKDIVPYSEEGPTAYEQNEVRAIFLDGKVAMIQAGSGAADRLKKTQISWGITTLPLGPDAKGPGTLLITDSLAIFKGSGVEDKATEFAKFITSPDVQSEYELQGGAGLTPLRPSAKVDEFVAKDPYWKPLIEGISYGGPEPLFTDYKGFQNSMIEMIQSVVTGKAEPEAALKKAAGEIEAFK, encoded by the coding sequence ATGGCGCTCGCTTTGCTTGGTTCGACGGCATTGACCGCGGTCACTGCCCATGCGGCCGACAAGGAAATCAGCTGGATCTATTGCGGCGACACGATCGACCCGGTCCACACCAAATACATCAAGCAGTGGGAAGAAAAGAACGCGGGCTGGAAGATCGCGCCCGAAGTCGTCGGCTGGGCCCAGTGCCAGGACAAGGCAACGACGCTGGCCGCCGCCGGCACGCCGGTCGCCATGGCCTATGTCGGCTCGCGCACGCTGAAGGAATTCGCCCAGAACGATCTCATCGTTCCGGTGCCGATGACCGATGACGAGAAGAAGACCTATTACCCCCACATCGTCGATACGGTGACCTTCGAGGGCAACCAATGGGGCGTTCCGATCGCCTTCTCCACCAAGGCGCTTTACTGGAACAAGGACCTGTTCAAGCAGGCCGGCCTTGACCCCGAGAAGCCGCCGAAGACCTGGGCCGAAGAAATCGAGATGGCAAAGACCATCAAGGAAAAAACCGGCATTCCGGGTTATGGTCTCTCCGCCAAGACCTTCGACAACACCATGCACCAGTTCATGCATTGGGTTTACACCAATAACGGCGCGGTGACGGATGCCGACGGCAAGGTCACGCTCGACAGCCCGCAGATTCTCGCCGCGCTGAAGGCCTATAAGGATATCGTCCCCTACTCCGAAGAAGGCCCGACAGCCTATGAGCAGAACGAAGTCCGCGCCATCTTCCTCGACGGCAAGGTGGCGATGATCCAGGCCGGCTCGGGTGCCGCCGACCGCCTGAAGAAGACGCAGATCAGCTGGGGCATCACGACGCTGCCGCTCGGCCCCGACGCCAAGGGTCCCGGCACGCTGCTGATCACCGACAGCCTGGCGATCTTCAAGGGCTCCGGCGTCGAGGACAAGGCGACCGAGTTCGCCAAGTTCATCACCTCGCCGGATGTCCAGTCCGAATACGAGCTGCAGGGCGGCGCCGGCCTCACGCCGCTGCGCCCCTCGGCAAAGGTCGACGAGTTCGTCGCCAAGGATCCCTATTGGAAGCCGCTCATCGAGGGCATCAGCTATGGTGGTCCCGAGCCGCTCTTCACCGACTATAAGGGCTTCCAGAACTCGATGATCGAGATGATCCAGTCGGTCGTCACCGGCAAGGCCGAGCCGGAAGCCGCGCTGAAAAAGGCTGCCGGCGAAATCGAAGCCTTCAAGTAA
- a CDS encoding ABC transporter ATP-binding protein: MGQLLLNKVQKFYGDYEVLKGVQLEVRNGEFVVFVGPSGCGKSTLLRMIAGLDATTAGDIVINGVRVNDLPPVKRGIAMVFQSYALYPHMTVFENIAFPLRVEKMEEAKLKARVENAARILHLEERLQQKPGMLSGGQRQRVAIGRAIVREPKIFLFDEPLSNLDAALRADMRIELAKLHRQLKATMIYVTHDQVEAMTMADRIVVLDAGNISQTGAPLELYHKPANQFVAGFIGNPKMNFLPVTCKGVSAAGVEVEYLGQTAVLPVTPRDGISGKTLTLGIRPEHIQLNGGDIVFTVTPTVIERLGANTVAYASLNGEAENFCAMLPGSVGIRADAPVATGINAADCHLFDEAGIAFERRVELTEIDMNVINPTAA; the protein is encoded by the coding sequence TTGGGACAGCTCCTTCTCAACAAAGTTCAGAAATTCTACGGCGACTACGAAGTTCTGAAGGGCGTGCAGCTCGAGGTGAGGAACGGCGAGTTCGTCGTCTTCGTCGGGCCGTCGGGCTGCGGCAAATCCACCCTGCTGCGGATGATCGCCGGCCTCGATGCGACGACGGCAGGCGATATCGTCATCAACGGCGTCAGGGTCAACGACCTGCCGCCGGTCAAGCGCGGCATCGCCATGGTGTTCCAGTCCTACGCGCTCTATCCGCACATGACGGTTTTCGAAAACATCGCCTTCCCGCTGCGCGTCGAGAAGATGGAGGAGGCAAAGCTCAAGGCCAGGGTGGAGAATGCCGCGCGCATCCTGCATCTCGAGGAGCGGCTGCAGCAGAAACCCGGCATGCTCTCCGGCGGCCAGCGCCAGCGCGTCGCGATCGGCCGTGCCATCGTGCGCGAACCGAAGATCTTCCTGTTCGACGAGCCGCTGTCCAACCTCGATGCGGCGCTACGCGCCGACATGCGCATCGAGCTTGCCAAGCTGCACCGGCAGCTGAAGGCGACGATGATCTATGTCACGCATGACCAAGTCGAGGCCATGACGATGGCCGACCGCATCGTCGTGCTCGACGCCGGCAATATCTCGCAGACCGGCGCGCCGCTGGAGCTTTATCACAAGCCCGCCAACCAGTTCGTCGCCGGCTTCATCGGCAATCCGAAAATGAATTTCCTGCCCGTCACCTGCAAGGGCGTCAGCGCCGCCGGCGTCGAAGTCGAGTATCTCGGCCAGACCGCCGTCCTGCCGGTGACGCCGCGCGACGGCATATCAGGCAAGACCCTGACGCTCGGCATCCGCCCGGAGCATATCCAGCTCAACGGCGGCGACATCGTCTTCACCGTGACCCCGACCGTCATCGAGCGCCTCGGCGCCAATACGGTCGCCTATGCCTCGCTCAACGGCGAAGCCGAGAACTTCTGCGCCATGCTCCCCGGCAGCGTCGGCATCCGTGCGGATGCGCCTGTCGCCACCGGCATCAATGCCGCTGACTGCCACCTTTTCGACGAGGCGGGCATTGCGTTTGAGCGGCGGGTGGAGCTGACGGAAATCGATATGAATGTGATCAACCCGACGGCGGCTTGA
- a CDS encoding UvrD-helicase domain-containing protein produces MSSRANKPDTQADIDLRACLGSVPPRSFIMKAGAGSGKTTSLIKALSSVIRMHGDRLRRARQRVACITYTEVAAGEIWRDVGNDPTVHVSTIHSFMWLLAKPFQNDIRVWVVARIADKIAALQQKQANYGPRVQQRTKDKDIRDLARLHRQSAHINTVKSFRYGTGSDYAKGILGHDDVLRLVPHLIAERPLFRTLLARQFPFIFVDESQDTTAEVVEALKTVEREPGASLCLGFFGDPMQRIYVTGTGLVDAEADWVDIPKPENFRCSAKVLNLANAIRRDGDDLVQIAGERLGPDGLIPTPEGSAHLFVLPADHTRDANLLRVRSWMAERSNDDNWNSDDDEARVKLLVIVHQMAAKRLGFGELYSALNSKAPSAFKDGFLDGSAWPIASCVRFLIPIAIAHSNDRQLEVMRLIREYSYLLDKEQLAGVNVSDRLKQIGELVAAISSGVTGRSNATIGDLLKLVHEAELLVLDPRLVSYLDPAASPPQPAGNEDADDQDDPEDDESEKELAAMDAFLSCPAGQLLSYHSYISERSPFWTQQGIKGAEFDRVLVVLDDAESTHFQFSYEKYLGLKDLSDNDRKHIEAGEETTVNRTRRLFYVSCTRALKDLAVVLFTANPATAAAHIRRLNLFEDEAIHTAAAFETD; encoded by the coding sequence ATGAGTAGCAGGGCGAACAAGCCAGACACACAGGCTGACATTGACTTGCGGGCGTGTCTAGGGAGCGTCCCCCCGCGCAGCTTCATAATGAAAGCTGGCGCCGGATCGGGCAAAACCACATCGTTGATCAAAGCGCTTTCGTCAGTCATCCGTATGCATGGCGATCGCTTGAGGAGAGCCCGCCAGCGCGTCGCCTGCATTACCTACACGGAAGTCGCTGCTGGAGAGATTTGGAGAGACGTGGGCAATGACCCGACTGTCCACGTTTCTACGATTCACAGCTTCATGTGGCTTCTCGCCAAACCGTTTCAGAACGACATCCGCGTGTGGGTCGTAGCACGTATCGCTGACAAAATTGCCGCACTTCAACAAAAGCAGGCAAACTACGGCCCTCGGGTGCAGCAGCGCACCAAGGACAAGGACATCCGCGACCTAGCGCGTCTCCACCGCCAATCGGCACACATCAACACAGTGAAAAGTTTCCGCTACGGAACTGGAAGCGACTATGCAAAGGGCATTCTGGGGCACGACGATGTTTTGAGGCTAGTACCGCATCTCATCGCCGAACGCCCACTCTTTCGAACGCTTCTCGCACGTCAATTTCCTTTCATATTTGTGGACGAGAGCCAAGACACGACCGCTGAGGTCGTCGAAGCCCTGAAAACTGTCGAACGCGAGCCAGGCGCCTCCTTATGTCTCGGCTTCTTCGGCGATCCGATGCAGCGCATCTACGTAACGGGCACGGGCCTCGTCGACGCAGAAGCTGACTGGGTTGACATTCCGAAGCCTGAGAATTTTCGATGCTCTGCCAAGGTCCTAAATTTGGCGAACGCTATCCGCCGTGACGGCGACGATTTGGTTCAGATTGCGGGAGAGAGACTTGGCCCTGATGGCTTGATCCCAACTCCTGAAGGCTCCGCTCACCTTTTCGTTTTGCCTGCGGACCATACTAGAGACGCGAACCTTCTCAGAGTGCGTAGCTGGATGGCGGAGCGATCCAACGACGACAACTGGAATAGCGACGACGACGAAGCTAGGGTGAAGCTGCTCGTCATTGTCCATCAAATGGCGGCGAAACGATTGGGGTTCGGAGAACTCTACTCGGCACTCAATTCCAAGGCTCCGTCTGCATTCAAAGATGGGTTCTTGGATGGGTCTGCGTGGCCCATCGCTTCCTGCGTGAGGTTTCTCATCCCGATTGCAATTGCTCACTCGAACGATCGCCAGCTTGAAGTCATGCGGCTTATCCGAGAATACTCCTATCTGTTGGATAAGGAGCAATTGGCTGGTGTTAATGTATCCGACCGTCTCAAGCAAATTGGCGAGTTGGTCGCAGCGATATCTTCCGGAGTCACTGGCCGCTCAAATGCAACGATCGGCGATCTCTTGAAGCTGGTTCATGAGGCGGAACTTCTCGTGCTCGATCCTAGGCTGGTGTCCTATCTTGATCCTGCAGCCTCACCTCCCCAACCTGCGGGGAATGAAGATGCCGACGATCAGGACGACCCCGAAGATGACGAGTCGGAAAAAGAGCTGGCTGCGATGGACGCATTCCTCAGCTGCCCTGCTGGGCAACTCCTCTCGTATCACAGCTACATCTCAGAACGATCCCCGTTCTGGACTCAGCAAGGGATCAAGGGGGCGGAGTTCGACCGCGTTCTCGTGGTCCTCGACGATGCAGAAAGCACCCACTTCCAATTCTCATATGAGAAATACCTAGGTCTAAAAGACCTCTCGGACAATGACCGCAAGCATATTGAGGCCGGAGAGGAAACCACTGTGAATCGAACACGTCGCCTCTTTTACGTGAGCTGTACTCGCGCATTGAAGGATCTGGCGGTCGTACTATTCACCGCGAACCCAGCGACCGCAGCAGCACACATTCGTCGGCTCAATCTTTTTGAAGATGAGGCTATCCATACGGCTGCGGCTTTCGAAACGGACTAA